The Candidatus Zixiibacteriota bacterium DNA window TTTTCCCTTGGTCATTACATAAATCTCAGTAAAAACCTGGAAAGATTTTATGCTGTTTATGACAATAATGAAGATGGTAACCGGATTGAGCAACGGGAGTGTTATATGCAGAAATTTCTGACGGCCGCTGGCGCCGGCTACCGATGCCGCTTCGTACAATTCCTCCGGTATCGCCTTCAATCCGGCAAGAAAAATCAACATGTAATATCCGACCGACATCCAGACATCCATTGCCATTATCGAAAGCAGAGCGGTCCTGCTGGAAAGAAGAAAGCCGTTTTCAGGAGGATGCATCCCTAGCATCTTAGCCAGCAGGAAGAGGTAACCGTCGCGCGA harbors:
- a CDS encoding sugar ABC transporter permease; amino-acid sequence: SRDGYLFLLAKMLGMHPPENGFLLSSRTALLSIMAMDVWMSVGYYMLIFLAGLKAIPEELYEAASVAGASGRQKFLHITLPLLNPVTIFIIVINSIKSFQVFTEIYVMTKGKYGTSSAVYFIYESGLNRFEFGYASAAAYLLFIIIALFSILQIVLMRRRYY